CAGTCATTATCATCTCCTTTATTCGTAAGGTGGTAGCCAATTAGGATCGAGAAGTTCTTCTAAACTGTAGGGACAAATATCAGGAAAGTTGACTTTATTATCAGTTTTTTGACGAACATATCGCACGGACTCAAAGTAAATTTGCTCAAATTCCTGTTCTAGATATTTACGAAGATTTGTAGTTAAATAGCGCTTTAACTGATATTGAAAACTGACTATCTCTGCTTGCCAATGAGCTTGATTATATTTTCTTTCACTTGTCCAAAATTGTAATAATAAACAATGTCTAATAATTTGCTGTAAAAAACTAGCAACACGAAACTTTTTCTCGTTTCCCAAGTCTTCTAACTCCTCGATCAAGTTTTCTAAATCTAAAGCGTCAAATTTTTTCGCCTTGAGCAGTTCAATGGTTTCTTCTAACCAGAGAGAATCATCAATTTCGTAGAGAGTTTTTAAGTCGGGAATAACAGTCATTTTTTATCTCCTTTATTTGTAAGGTGGTAGCCAATTAGGAGCGAGCAGTTCTTCTAAACTGTAGGGACAAGTATCAGGAAAGTTGACTTTATTATCGGTTTTTTGACGAAGATAGCGAAGGGCTTTTTCATAAATAGTTGCCAAATTATGTTCTAGATAATTTCTTAAATTAGTCGTCAAATAAGTATTAAGTTCATCTTTAAAATTGATAATTTCTGAACGCCAATGAGCCTGATTATATTCTCTTTCACTTGTCCAAAATTGTAATAATAAACAATGTCTAATAATTTGCTGTAAAAAACTAGCAACACGAAACTTTTTCTCGTTTCCCAAGTCTTCTAACTCCTCGATCAAGTTTTCTAAGTCTAGCGCTTCAAAATTTTTAGCCTTGAGCAGTTCGATAGTTTCTTCTAACCAGAGAGAATCATCAATTTCGTAGAGAGTTTTTAAGTCTAGAATAACAGTCATTTTTTATCTCCCCTAGAATTGGCAATAGTGACCAGTTAAACCGATCACTAAAGCTTTTTTACTGTTTATATACTAGATAATTTTAGCGGCGCGCAGACCGAAAAAGAGACCGAGGGCAATTCCGGTAAAAACGATCAGATAACCCGCCAAAGCAGCAACAGCTAACACAGACATGGTGAAAATCTCCCAAGTAATTTAATCTTTTTTAGCATTGTACCGTTATTCTTGCCCTTCCCCTTCCTCGTCTTCTATATCTTCCCCAAAGCGCTGCTGGGGGGGGATTGCGGCGACAATTGCCTCGATTACCTTGCCGACTGGAACAATTTCTAAGCCCACATCTTCGGGATAAACTTGACCTCTAGGGACAATTGCCCGTTTAAAGCCCAATTTAGCCGCTTCTTTTAATCTTAGTTCCATTTGCGACACTAAGCGCACTTGTCCGCCTAATCCCACTTCCCCGATTAAGACTGTGCGCGGATCGACGACTCGATCGCGAAAACTGGCGACAACAGCGATCGCAACTCCCAGATCCGCCGCCGGTTCTTCCACTCCCAACCCTCCTGCGGAGGCAACATAGGCATCTAATTTCGATAAAGGAATGCCGACGCGCTTTTCTAAAACGGCGAGAATTTGCTGTAATCGGTTGTATTCTATGCCCGTGGTCGATCTTCGGGGGGAAGCGTAGCTGGTGGGGCTAACTAATGCCTGTAACTCCACCACAATCGGGCGTGTACCTTCACAGGCTACCACCGTCGCCGTACCCGGGGAAAATTCGTCGCGATTGCCTAAAAATAATTCTGAGGGGTTTTCCACTTCCACCAAACCGTGGTCCACCATCTCGAAAATACCGATCTCATGGGTTGCCCCAAAACGGTTTTTCACGGATCTTAAGAGACGATGGGAGGCATAGCGATCGCCTTCAAAATATAACACCGTATCGACCAAATGTTCCAAAACTCGCGGACCAGCGATCGCCCCTTCTTTAGTCACATGACCGACAATTAATAAAGTAATATTCTCCCGTTTTGCCACCTGCATCAAGGCGGAGGTACATTCGCGAACTTGGGCGACAGATCCCGGTGCGGAAGTTAAGGCCCCAAAATAAAGAGTTTGAATACTGTCAATTACCGCCACCTGTGGGCGTAAAGATTCTAATTCTCGCAAAATTTCCTCTAAATCGGTCTCTGGCAGAACATAGAGATGATTATCGAGTTCTGCGGTTGATTCGGAGGCTTTTTTCTCCTTGCCATTGCCATTATTTTCCGACTCCACGGCAACCACTCCCACCCCCAAACGGGCAGCCCGCAGTTTAATCTGTTGTCCCGATTCTTCGGCGGAAACGTAGAGGATGCGCGGTAATCTTTGGGCGAGTTGGTTGGTAACTTGCAGTAAAAGCGTCGATTTGCCGATGCCCGGATCGCCGCCGATTAGTACAAGAGAACCCGGGACGATGCCGCCACCGAGAACGCGATCGAATTCCCCGTAACCAGAGGGAAAACGTTCCTGTTCATACTGGGTAATTTCCGAGAAGCGCACCGAGATGCGCGGTTGGGGGTTGCGTTCCCCTTTGCCGTTATTTGGGCGACTATTTTGCCATCCTGGGCGATTTACCGCCGGATTATTGCCACCAGCCACCACTTGTTCTTCTAGCGTCCCGTAGGTGTCACAACTGGGGCATTTTCCTAACCATTGGGGAGATTCCGCCCCACAAGCACTACAGATATATATTGTTCGCGATTTCGCCATGTTTTTTAAGAAAAGTTGAAGAAAAGCGGTTTGGGGATTAATTCTCTTGTCAAATTTAGTTAAGTATGATAAAGGGGAAGGAAGACCATAAAGTTATTGATAATTGCCATAAAAGAAATAAAATAGGAAATTTAGGCTTAATGATAACGGCCAAAGGATATTCTATAAACAGGAACGCTCGTTATTTAACTTTAAAATTCATCACACTATTTAACTAAGGAGTGTTAATTCAGTTGGAGAACCAGAAGGAAAAAATTCTCGTTGTTGATGATGAAGCCAGCATCCGTCGTATCTTAGAGACTCGTTTGTCGATGATTGGTTATGAAGTCGTCACCGCCGCCGACGGCGAGGAAGCTTTAGAAACCTTCCGCACCGCCGAACCCGATTTAGTGGTTTTGGATGTGATGATGCCGAAATTAGACGGTTACGGTGTCTGTCAGGAACTCCGCAAAGAATCGGATATTCCTATCATTATGTTAACCGCTTTGGGGGATGTGGCTGATCGAATTACTGGGCTAGAATTGGGGGCGGATGACTATGTAGTTAAACCTTTTTCTCCCAAAGAACTCGAGGCGCGGATTCGTTCGGTGTTGCGTCGGGTAGAGAAAAATGGCGCTCCAGGGATTCCTAGTTCCGGTGTGATTCATATCGGTTCAATTAAAATCGATACCAATAAACGCCAAGTTTATAAGGGAGATGAACGCATCCGTCTGACCGGTATGGAATTTAGTTTACTAGAATTATTGGTCAGTCGCTCGGGAGAAGCTTTTTCCCGCTCGGAAATCCTTCAGGAAGTTTGGGGTTATACCCCCGAACGTCATGTGGATACGCGGGTGGTAGATGTACATATTTCCCGTTTACGAGCCAAATTAGAGGATGATCCCAGCAATCCTGAGTTAATTCTCACCGCTAGAGGTACAGGCTATCTTTTTCAACGTATTCTAGAACCAGACGAGGAATAGTTCTCAGCTATGGCACCAGCTGATCCCGATCGTATTTTAAGACTGTTACCCCTGTTCGCCGGCATCGTCGGGGGTACGGTATTAATGTTTAATCGTTTTGCCACTGCCGATTTAACCCCATCGCAAGCGCGTTCCGATGTGATGGGAGTGATTTTGAGTGGGGTTTTAATTTTGGTGGGTTTAATCTGGCAAAGAGTTCAACCCCGCTTACCGGATGCTGTGGAATTAATCGGGCGCGAAGGCCTGGAATTTGCCACAGATTTGCCAGAACCGGTTAAAATTGAGCTTGCCTGGGCTTCCCATTTACTTTTAACTAACACCGCCACAAAATCTCTGATCGTTTATTATCAGGGACAGGTTTTATTACGTCGCGGTATCTTAAGCCAGAATTCTGAAGTTAAAGTTAGTAATATTATCAAAAGAGTTTTAGAAACCGGTAAAGCAGTTTATTTAGTTAATTTAAATTTATATCCCGCTAAAATCGAGTTTGACTATTTGCCAGAAAACACCCAAGGCTTAATCTGTCAACCCATCGGTAAGGAAGGGGTGTTAATTTTGGCGGCAAATGCGCCGCGCAGTTATACTAAACAAGATGAAATTTGGATCGAGGGAATTGCTGATAAATTAGCCAACACTTTCAGTCAGTTTTAGACGATTTCAGTAATATTTAAGAATTTGGTTAAGATGAGAGTAGGCAATTAGCGATCGACTTGTAGCTAAGGATTTTAACCGATGACTCAAACTGGTGAAACCGTTACCTATTCGCTGGAATCCGTCCTGACAAGGATCGAGGGTAAAATCGACAATTTTCAAAGGGATGTTAATCAAAAATTTGATACTCTCCAGAGGGATGTAGATCAGAAAATCGACTCTTTCCACAGAGATGTGGATCAGAAAATAGATTCCTTCCAGAGAGATGTTAATCAAAAATTTGAAACCTTCCAAAAAGATGTGGATCAAAAATTTGACACTCTCCAAAAAGATGTGGATCAAAAATTTGATACTCTCCAAAAAGATGTGGATCAAAAATTTGACACTCTCCAAAAAGATGTTAATGATTTAAAAGTGGAACCCACAGAAATAAAGGGAGAGATTAAAACTCTGACTGAAAAAGTCGCAGGTATCGATAAACGACTGGAAAAAGTCGAGGATAGTTATGCAATCCTAGTTAAAGATATTGCTGACTTAAAAGGGTTTAAATCCCTGATTATCCCGATGGTTGTGGCTTTTTTAAGTGCTGTGGTCACTTTAGGATTGCACGGCTTTTTTCTTGGCAACAAACCTTAATTTTTTATGTCAAGAAAGTAGTTATTTGCAAGAGGTTTTTAATTATGACACAAACTAGCGAAACCGTTACCTATTCTCTCGAATCTGTCCTGACAAGGATCGAGAGTAAAATCGACACCCTCCAAAGAGATGTTAATCAGAAAATCGACAATCTCCAAAGAGATATGGATCACAAATTTGACAGTCTCCAAAAAGATGTTAATCAAAAATTTGACACTCTCCAAAAAGATGTTAATGATTTAAAGGTGGAAGTCACAGAAATCAAAGGAGATATTAAAACTCTTGATCAGAAAGTCGAAGCGATGGATAAACGACTGGAAAAAGTCGAGGATAGTTATGCAATCCTAGTTAAAGATATTGCTGACTTGAAAGGGTTTAAATCTCTGATTATCCCCATGGTTGTGGCTTTTTTAAGTGCCGTGGTCACTTTGGGATTGCGCGGCTTTTTTCTTGGCAATAAACCTTAAATATATCAGTGGATATTTTAATCATCAAGTTTATTTTGTACTCTACCAATAAAATCCATGAGTTTTTGCATTAATCCTCATTGTCCTAAACCGAAAAGTATCAAGGAGAGTCGTTACTGTCAATCCTGTGGTTCCGACTTGCTTTTAAATGGTAAATATCGAGTCACAAATTTATTGAGTGCCAAAGGTGGATTTGGTAATACCTATGAAGTGATAGATGAACGTAAAATACCCAAAGTATTAAAAGTTCTTACCTACGATTCCAGCAAAGCTATTGATTTATTTCAACAGGAAGCCAATCTTTTAAAACAATTAAATCACCCCGGTATTCCCAAAGGAGAAAACTATTTTATTTATCATCCCCGGGAGAGTCAAACTGCTTTACACTGTTTAGTCATGGAGAAAATTGCTGGTATTGACTTAGAAGAATATCAAAAACAAAGAGGATTTAAACCGATTGATTATCATCTCGCTTTGGATTGGTTAACTCAGTTAGCTAATATTCTCCACGAAGTTCATAAACATAAATTCTATCATCGCGACATCAAACCCTCTAATATTATCTTAAAACCCAATGGTCAATTAGTTTTAATTGATTTTGGGGCAGCGCGACAAGTCACTAAAACCGTCCTAGCAGGAGGTAAAAATACGGGAATTTATACCCCCGGATATGCTCCTCCCGAACAATCTCTCGGTCACTCTGTCCCCCAATCAGACTTTTATGCTTTGGGCAAAACTTTCGTCTTTTTGTTAACCGGTAAAGAACCCAGTGACCCGAAAATTTATAATATTAATACCAATGAATTTAACTGGCGTAAATATGCCCCAAAAATCCCTTCTCGATTAGCAGATTTTATCGATAATTTAATGGCAGAAAAACCTATTGATCGACCTAAAGATACCAAAACTTTGCTAAAAATTATTACTGATATTAAAGCTAATCTCCATCAAACTAAAAAAACTAAAAATTCTTCTCCTGAAAAACCTAGAATTATTCCTATTCCCAATCCTGCACTTATTTCTTTAATCGCTGCAATTTCTCCCAGTTATGCTGGTTTTTGGCTCCGGTTAAAAGCCTCTTTAATTGATTTTTTTATCGTTCTTATTCTCGCCGCTTTATTAGGTGGTTATATCTGTTTTCGCTTACAAAAATGGTCAACTTTTCAAGATTTAAATCTTAATTTTGATATTCCCAAAGAAATCTGGGTTTACTATGCCGCGGGATTAAGTGCAGCTGGAACAACAATTATCGGTTTTGCTTTATTTATAGCGGCAATTATCTATAATATTCAAGCCAAAATCAACTTTACTCACGAGCATATTGCCATTCTTAGCGCCCTCGGTTTAGGAATAGTTATTAAATGGTTATATTACGTTTTCTTAGAATATCTTTTTAAAGCCACTATTGGTAAAATGTTTTTTGATTTATCCGTCACCGATAGCCAAGGCCGACGCATATCTTTTGCGAGAGCCAATCGCCGCTACTTACTAAAATTTCTCTCCACTGCTCCCTTATATTTGGGCTTTTTACTGGCAGCCTGGACAAAGAAAAAACGCACCCTTCATGACATGATTTCCGGTACACAAATCCGCAAAAAAAAGTAACCAGAACCTAGAAAAGTAGGGAGATGAGAGCGGGACGATAGGATAAAATTAACTACAATAGGGACAAGATATTCCCGCTCGGTAATTTGGGGATTGTTGATCTTTTTCATCGATGGGATGACCGCAAGCGGGACACATTTCATAATGTCCTACCTCTAAATTAGCTGTTAGGGCCACTCTTTGATCGAAAACAAAACATTCTCCTTGCCAAAGACTCTGATCGGGACTAACTTCTTCTAAGTATTTCAAAATACCTCCCTCTAGCTGATAAACTTGAGAAAAGCCTTGATTTAATAAAAAAGCTGCCGCCTTTTCACAGCGAATTCCCCCCGTACAAAAAAGAGCTATTTTCTTATTGTTAATACTATCAAAATTTTCCTGAATATACTCGGGAAATTGGCGAAAATGCTGGATTTCCGGGTTAAGCGCTCCCGCAAAAGTACCGATCGCCACTTCATAATTATTACGAGTATCGATAACTACCACGTCCGGCTCTTTCAGTAATTGGTTCCACTGTTCAGTTTTGAGATGAATTCCTGTTTTTTCGAGAGGATTAGCCTTGGGTTGACCAAAAGTGACAATTTCCTGTTTTAAGCGAATTTTTAAGCGTTGAAAGGGCAAATAATCACAAACAGACTCTTTCACCTCTAGATTAGCTAAACGAGTATCGGTTTTTAACCAACTAATCACCTCCGCGATCGCTTGACGGTTTCCTGCGATCGTTGCATTAATCCCCTCGGCTGCCAGAAGAATAGTTCCTTTAATTCCTCTTTCTTGGCAGTATTTTTGTATTTCTGGCTGTTTTTGACGATAATCTGACAAAGCCACAAACTGGTAAAAAGTGGCGACTAGATAAGACATGGCAGGCAAGGGAAAAATTAACTTGTAATATTTTTCACTATAGGTTATAATAACGAGAGTGTCTCAAAAACCAGATCGGGGGTTTAGCTCAGTTGGTAGAGCGCCTGCTTTGCAAGCAGGATGTCAGCGGTTCGAGTCCGCTAACCTCCATAGTTTCCCTTTTGCCTGGTGATTAGCTCAATTCTTTTTGGGGAGACAATTAGCTAGGGTTTGCTGAAAAAATCTAAAAACCTTGTTGGGTAAGACTTTTAGACCTTTTGTCAATCAAAAAGTACCAGATATGGGAGTGATCGGGGGGAAATTTCCTGGACTTTTTCCCTGAAAATTAGGTAATTGACCCCCTCAAAATCGGTAAAACCCTACACCCCACACCCCACACCCCACACCCTGTCCCCACGAAAAACTTTTTGCCGCAGACCCTAGTTAATTATTAAATGATGTCTCGTACCTATCAAGCTACTGGAATCAATCTGCAAGGAATGGCCTTCGGAGAAGCCGATCGCATCTTAACTATTTTGACCGCCGAATATGGTTTAATTAGAGCCATTGCCCCTGGTGCGCGCAAGTATAAATCTTCCCTCCGGGGTAGAAGTGAACTATTTGTGGTCAATAATCTGTTAATAGTCGCAGGAAAATCCCTAGATAAGGTCGTTCAAGCCGAAACTATCGAATCTTATCCCAAATTAAGTCAAAATCTCGCCAAACTCACCGTTAGCCAATACCTCTGCGAACTGGTTTTGGCGATCGCCCTGAGCGAACAACCCCAGAGGGAATTATACGAATTAATCTGCAGCCATCTGGCCAGAATTGAAGTCCTCGACGAAAATGAATACATACTTCCCTACCTTTGTCAAGCAATTTTTCATTTCTTAATAATTGCTGGCTTAGTACCGCAAGTTCATAACTGCCTGTTGACGGGAAAAGCTTTAATTGGGGAAAATTGCCTAGGATTTAGTTTTGAGGCAGGGGGAATAATAGATCTAGCTGCCCTGACAGAAACAATCAACCCGCCCAAAATCGATAGTAAACTGACGTTGCAAGAACTGCAATTACTGCAATGCTTAGGAAAAACCGATTTTCCCCCACCAGAAAACCCTGCCTCAGAACTAGCTTGGATTAACCTCGATCGCCTGCTGCGCCGCTATACTCAATATCATCTGGGAAAAACTTTTCGCTCCTCGGCATTAGTTGAGGGTTTATCTCCCTTAGAATTTTAAACAGATAGCAAAAATCATCATAATGCAACTGTTTGACTCAGAAACTAGCGACGCTAATTCTAGCGACTCTTCCACACCTGTTTTTAATTCTTCCGATTCCTCACCGAGGCAATCCGACACAGAAACCATGAACCGCTTGCCTAAACGTGCGCCCAAATCCAATCCTAGTAAGGGTTTTGCCCCAGTGCTAAAAAACCCGCGCTTTCTCATTCTCTGGGCGGGGGGAATTTTTTCCCAATTAGCGGATAAATTCTATTTAGTCCTGATGATATCCCTAATTGCCACCCATTACCAAAAAGCCGATCAGTCGATTAGTGGCTGGGTATCGGCGATAATGATTGCTAATACAATTCCGGCGGTGTTAGTGGGTTCGGTGGCGGGTGTATATGTTGATAGATGGTTAAAAAAACAAGTTTTAGTTATTTCTAACCTTTTACGCGGGGCTTTTGTCCTCCTCATTCCCCTATTATTGTGGTTAGTGCGCGAGCAAACTTTAGCGGTTCCCCTCGGTTGGTTGCCTGACGGTTTAAGAAATTGGCATTACCGGTTACAGGGAGAATTTAACTTACCCTTCGGTTTTTTCCTGTTGTTAGTCATTACTTTTGTTGTCTCCACCTTAACCCAATTTTTTGCCCCCGCCGAACAATCTACCCTGCCATTAGTGGTAAAACGTCGTCATCTTCTACCCGCTAATTCCCTCAACACTTTAACCACCATGGCAGTATTAATTATCGGTTTTGCCATCGGTGAACCCCTATTAGCTTTTGCTGATAGCATTTTCGGCACTAGAGCCGGACAATTTGATATTGGCAAAGTGATGATTGTCGGTGCTTTTTATATAATTGCCGGTTTAATTCTAATTATCCTGCGAACTAACGAAAAATATGTTATTCCTACCGCAGAACAGCCCCATGTTTGGGAAGATATCCGCGACGGCATTCGTTACCTCAACAAAAATCATAAAGTTCGTAACGCTCTGATTCAATTAGTCATCTTATTCTGTATTTTTGCTGCCCTATCAGTATTAGCTGTCAGTATGGCTGAAAAACTACCCGGGTTAAAAGCTTCTCAATTCGGCTTTTTATTAGCCTCCTGTGGTGCAGGAATGGCAGTTAGTGCCATTACTTTGGGTTATTGGGGCCAAAAATTCTCCCACACCCAATTAAGTCTCTGGGGTTCCCTGGGTATGGCGGCAGCTTTAATCGGTTTATCCCTAGCCACAAAGAGTTTAATTTTAGCCTTCGCTATGACCGCTTTATTAGGGATTTTTGCCGCTTTAGTCGGGGTTCCCATGCAAACTACCCTACAGGCAGATACACCCCCCGAAATGCGCGGTAAAGTCTTTGGTTTAGAAAATAATGCCGTTAATATTGCCCTCTCTTTACCCTTAGCTGTCGCGGGTATCGCTGAAACTCAATTCGGACTCCGACCGGTATTATTAGCTTTAGCAGTTATGGCAGTTATCGGCGGTGGTTTTACTTGGTATGTTTCTCGCAATTTATTTAAAGATTAGCGGAAGTTTTCAGTTATCAGTTATCAGGAGTCAGTTATCAGGAGTCGGTCGTCAGGAGTCAGGAGATTGCTTTTATTTATTCTCCTATCTCCCCGGCAAAGAAGCGAAACTAAAATAGAAAACGGGTTTCTTCAAGAAACCCGTTTTCTAAGTAAGTCTTGTCAAGTAACCTTAAACTTGTTAGAATCAAAGAGTTGTTATTTTCTGGCAGTCATTCACCGCTCAGATTAGTTAAGATGATATGACATGACTAATAATATTGACCATGATCGCTTATTTAAGGAGTTAATATCAACCTTTTTTGTCGAATTTATCGATTTATTTTTTCCTCAAGTAATGGATTATTTAGATAGGGACTCGATTACTTTTTTAGACAAAGAAGTATTTACCGATGTCACGGAAGGAGAAAAGCATGAAAGCGATTTAGTCGCACAGGTTAAGTTTCGAGGAAAAGAATCTTTCTTTCTGATTCATCTGGAGGCGCAGCAAAGTTCCCGCCAGTGGTTTAACCGGCGAATGTTTACTTATTTTGCTCGCTTTCATGAGAAATTTGTCTTACCGATTTATCCCATTGTAATTTTTTCTTATTCAAAGCCAAAAAGAGAAGCGATTAGTCAATATGTGGTCGATTTTCCCGATTTTAAAGTCTTAGAATTTAACTATCAGGTAGTGCAGTTAAATCGATTAAATTGGCGAGATTTTCTCAATCAGCAGAATCCAGTTGCTTCGGCTTTGATGGCTAAGATGAACATTGCCGAGAAAGAGCGAGCTAAGGTTAAAGCGGAATGTCTGCGCTTGTTAATCACTTTAAGGTTAGATGCGGCGAGAATGCAATTGATTTCTGGATTTATTGATACTTATCTCAATCTAAATCCGGTGGAAGAGAGACAATTTCAAGAAGAGATTAGCACATTTAGTCAACCCGTACAGGAGGGAGTTATGCAAATTACCACCAGTTGGATGCGTCAAGGTATTGAACAAGGTATTGAACAAGGTATCGAACAAGGTATTGAACGGGGTATCGAACAAGGTATTGAACGGGGTATTGAACAAGGTATCGAACGCGAAAAGACGTTTATTATTCGCCAACTTAAACGCAAGTTAGGGGAGATTAATCCTGCATTAGAAACTAAAATCATGCAGTTAAGTATTGATGATGTCGAAGCATTAGGAGAAGCTTTATTCGACTTCTCTACGGTTGAAGATTTAATCAATTGGTTAAATACTTTAACTGCCTAGCTTTGACGTTAGCGATCGCATCTTCGCCATCACAAGCGGTGAGATTGCTTCGGGTGGTTTTGGCTGAAAGAGAAAAGTTAACGCGGGAAGTATCCCCCTCACAATGACCCGCTAAAATTGTCATTATAGCTTGTTGATTGAAGTGAGGTCAAAGACAATGCTTCTTACCGTAGGGTGGGAATTACTCACCAATTCACCTTGACAGGCGGCGAAAAATAGGATAACATTTGTATAATTCTTGTCAAAATACGAAGAAAATATGAGTCTAGTTATTTCCCAAGAAGTGATTAAAGCAAGTGGTTTATCAGAGGATGAACTGTTAAAAGAGATTGTTATTATGTTATTTCAACAAGATAAGATTAGCTTAGGAAAAGCAAGTGAGTTATTAGGTATTAATCAAATCAAGTTTCAACGGATGCTTTCTGAACGAGGAATTTGTATTCACTATGATGTTGCTGAGTTTCAGCAAGATATTAAGCATTTAAAAGAGAAAGGTTGGCTATGATTATTATTAGCGATACTTCTCCTCTCAGCAGTCTTGCTCTTGTTGGTTATCTGTCAATCTTAAAAGATATTTATACTAATGTTGTTATTCCCCAAGCAGTTGCCAATGAATTAGCCAATTTAACTGAGGAAGATATCCGCATTAAAGCGATAATTTCTCTGAACTGGATACAGGTTAAACAAGCCACTAATTTAGAACTTGTGGCTTGTTTGAGGAATGAATATAATTTAGATCTTGGCGAAGCAGAAGCAATCGCTCTTGCCTTAGAATTAAAAGCAGATGAATTGTTAATTGATGAGCGTCTTGGACGGAGGGAGGCTGTGCGTTTGGGGCTGTCAATTACGGGGGTTCTAGGAGTTCTTTTAATCGCTAAAAATAGAGGATTGATTGCTAAGGTTAAACCGATAATGGAGTCTCTAATTAGCCAAGCAAATTTTCGCATCAGTCATCAACTTTATGAGGAGGTTTTGCAAACTGCAAATGAATTAGATTAAGTTGTGATTTTAGAAAACGGGTTTCTTCGAGAAACTATTTAGAAAACCCGTTTTCTTTGAGAAACCCGTTTTCTGTAAATTTTTGTTATATCCCCCTTGAAAGATTGGGGATTGTTGAGCTAAAAATGTTAGCAATAAACCTCTGCGGGGAATGTCATGACTTCTACCCTGTTGCCGAGCTTTCCTGCTGTTGACGATGTTTTGTGCAATTTCGCTCAATCTGATGGCTTTGTTCAAGCTAATCAGGTGAATAGTGCGAGAAATCAGCGTTTAACCGCTACCGTAGTTTTCCTCGATGCTGGTGTTAAGCTAAACGGCTTTTACTTCGGATCACCGATATAGACTCCAAAAGGGT
This Microcystis wesenbergii NRERC-220 DNA region includes the following protein-coding sequences:
- a CDS encoding MFS transporter, with amino-acid sequence MQLFDSETSDANSSDSSTPVFNSSDSSPRQSDTETMNRLPKRAPKSNPSKGFAPVLKNPRFLILWAGGIFSQLADKFYLVLMISLIATHYQKADQSISGWVSAIMIANTIPAVLVGSVAGVYVDRWLKKQVLVISNLLRGAFVLLIPLLLWLVREQTLAVPLGWLPDGLRNWHYRLQGEFNLPFGFFLLLVITFVVSTLTQFFAPAEQSTLPLVVKRRHLLPANSLNTLTTMAVLIIGFAIGEPLLAFADSIFGTRAGQFDIGKVMIVGAFYIIAGLILIILRTNEKYVIPTAEQPHVWEDIRDGIRYLNKNHKVRNALIQLVILFCIFAALSVLAVSMAEKLPGLKASQFGFLLASCGAGMAVSAITLGYWGQKFSHTQLSLWGSLGMAAALIGLSLATKSLILAFAMTALLGIFAALVGVPMQTTLQADTPPEMRGKVFGLENNAVNIALSLPLAVAGIAETQFGLRPVLLALAVMAVIGGGFTWYVSRNLFKD
- the recO gene encoding DNA repair protein RecO; the encoded protein is MMSRTYQATGINLQGMAFGEADRILTILTAEYGLIRAIAPGARKYKSSLRGRSELFVVNNLLIVAGKSLDKVVQAETIESYPKLSQNLAKLTVSQYLCELVLAIALSEQPQRELYELICSHLARIEVLDENEYILPYLCQAIFHFLIIAGLVPQVHNCLLTGKALIGENCLGFSFEAGGIIDLAALTETINPPKIDSKLTLQELQLLQCLGKTDFPPPENPASELAWINLDRLLRRYTQYHLGKTFRSSALVEGLSPLEF
- a CDS encoding DUF4351 domain-containing protein, translated to MTNNIDHDRLFKELISTFFVEFIDLFFPQVMDYLDRDSITFLDKEVFTDVTEGEKHESDLVAQVKFRGKESFFLIHLEAQQSSRQWFNRRMFTYFARFHEKFVLPIYPIVIFSYSKPKREAISQYVVDFPDFKVLEFNYQVVQLNRLNWRDFLNQQNPVASALMAKMNIAEKERAKVKAECLRLLITLRLDAARMQLISGFIDTYLNLNPVEERQFQEEISTFSQPVQEGVMQITTSWMRQGIEQGIEQGIEQGIERGIEQGIERGIEQGIEREKTFIIRQLKRKLGEINPALETKIMQLSIDDVEALGEALFDFSTVEDLINWLNTLTA
- a CDS encoding DUF3368 domain-containing protein, which gives rise to MIIISDTSPLSSLALVGYLSILKDIYTNVVIPQAVANELANLTEEDIRIKAIISLNWIQVKQATNLELVACLRNEYNLDLGEAEAIALALELKADELLIDERLGRREAVRLGLSITGVLGVLLIAKNRGLIAKVKPIMESLISQANFRISHQLYEEVLQTANELD
- a CDS encoding UPF0175 family protein, whose amino-acid sequence is MSLVISQEVIKASGLSEDELLKEIVIMLFQQDKISLGKASELLGINQIKFQRMLSERGICIHYDVAEFQQDIKHLKEKGWL
- the trhO gene encoding oxygen-dependent tRNA uridine(34) hydroxylase TrhO encodes the protein MSYLVATFYQFVALSDYRQKQPEIQKYCQERGIKGTILLAAEGINATIAGNRQAIAEVISWLKTDTRLANLEVKESVCDYLPFQRLKIRLKQEIVTFGQPKANPLEKTGIHLKTEQWNQLLKEPDVVVIDTRNNYEVAIGTFAGALNPEIQHFRQFPEYIQENFDSINNKKIALFCTGGIRCEKAAAFLLNQGFSQVYQLEGGILKYLEEVSPDQSLWQGECFVFDQRVALTANLEVGHYEMCPACGHPIDEKDQQSPNYRAGISCPYCS